The segment ACGCTCAACGCACTCGGCGTCGGTGTGGGTGCGCTGCGCAAGGTGGTGATGGAACAGGCGTTCTGGGTGGGCGCATTGGGCCTGCTGGGAAGTACGGTGCTCGGCGGCATCGCCCTGGCGCTCGCGCGCAGCCGCAGCGTGCCGGTGGCACTTGGACCCTGGACCACGGTGGCGTGCCTGGCGCTGTGCATGGGCCTGGCGATCGTGTCCGGCCTGGCGGCGATGCGCAGCCTGCGCCGCGCCGACCCGGCGACGTTGTTGAGGTGAGGGCCCGCGCCATGTCTTCCATTTCGTTGCAGGCCCGCAACGTGACCAAGTCGTTCACGTCCGGCCCCATCCACAACACGGTGCTGCACAACCTCACGCTGGATATCCGCGCGGGCGAGCTCACCCTGATATCCGGCCCGTCGGGCTGCGGCAAGAGCACCCTGCTCGCCATCCTCAGCGGATTGCAGCGTCCCGATGCCGGCCAGGTGCTCGCGCTCGGCCAGGATCTGGCCGAACTCAACACGCATGCGCTGGAGCGCTTCCGCCTGCAGCACACGGGTTTCGTGTTCCAGGGCTTCAACCTGTTCCCGGCGCTCAATGCGCTGGAGCAGGTGGAGTTGCCGCTCAGCTATCTCGGGCTGCCAGCGGGTGAAGCACGTCGCCGCGCCATGGCTTCGCTGGAGGAAGTAGGCCTTGGGCCGCGCATGGGCCTGCGTCCGTCGGAGCTGTCCGGCGGTGAAAAGCAGCGCGTGGCGATCGCGCGCGCGCTGGCCAAGGAGCCGGGCCTGCTGTTCGCCGACGAACCCACCAGCGCGCTGGATGCGGCGAACGGCCAAATCATCATCGACATCCTGCACCGCATCGCGCGCACCCACGGCACCACCGTGCTGTGCGTGAGCCATGATCCACGCCTGGTCGGCCACGCCGACCGCGTGCTCGCCATGGAGGATGGACGTATCCTTAGCGACCGTGTGCCGTCCCCCACTTCGACGCCGACGTCGGGACTCGAGGAACCTTCTGCATGACCCTGCGTCCGCTCTTCCCGCTTTCCCTGGCCCTTACCGTCTCGCTGCTCGCGGCCTGCTCGCACGATGACGCCGGCAAGGGCAACGCGCCGGCGCCCGCCTCGGTCAGCTATGCGGCCGTGGCCCGCGGGCGCGTCGATGTCGAAGGCGGCCTGCTCAAGCTGAGCATGCCCCGCGACGGCGTCGTGGCCGAGATCAAGGTGCACGAGGGCGACCACGTACACAAAGGCCAGGTGCTGGCGGTGCTCGACACCAAGCCGACGCAACTCGCGGTGAATGCCGCCGAGGCCGAGCAGAAGCAGGCGCAGGCACAAGGCCGGCTGCTCGAGGTTCGCCTCAAGGCCGCGCAGCAACGCGCCAGCCGCCTCGCCCAGGCGGCATCCGCCGGTGCCGGCGATGGGCAGAGCGCGGACGATGCACGCGATGCCGCCCAGCAGTTGCAAGGCGAACTGGACAATGCCCGCGCCGCCGAAGCCATGGCCGCGCAGAAGCTTGACGCCGCCCGCTACGAGCTTGCCCAACGCAGCCTGCTCGCGCCGATCGATGCACAGATCGTCGAACGCGACATCCAGCCCGGCGCTGCGGTGTCGCCGCAGGGTGGCGCGGCCTTCGTGCTGCTGCCGGAAGGTGCGCGCATCGTGCGCGCCGAACTCAACGAATCGTTCGTGGGCGCGGTGAGTGAAGGCATGCATGCCACGGTGGTCGACGACAGCGGCAGCGGCGCGCCGACGCTCAGTGCACATGTGCAGCGCATCGGCACCGTGTTCGGGCCCAGCGCGCTCGAAGAAGACCCCATGATCCGCGCCAACACCCGCACGGTGGAATGCGTGCTTGCCTTCGACCAGCCGCCGCCGGCGTCGTTGCGCATTGGCCAGCGCGTGATCGTGCAGTTCGGCAACAGCGCCGACGACCACCGCCCACCGGCAAAGCCAGGCTCCTGATCCGTATCGCATGTTCCCTCGTCGTTCCCCT is part of the Dyella jiangningensis genome and harbors:
- a CDS encoding ABC transporter ATP-binding protein, yielding MSSISLQARNVTKSFTSGPIHNTVLHNLTLDIRAGELTLISGPSGCGKSTLLAILSGLQRPDAGQVLALGQDLAELNTHALERFRLQHTGFVFQGFNLFPALNALEQVELPLSYLGLPAGEARRRAMASLEEVGLGPRMGLRPSELSGGEKQRVAIARALAKEPGLLFADEPTSALDAANGQIIIDILHRIARTHGTTVLCVSHDPRLVGHADRVLAMEDGRILSDRVPSPTSTPTSGLEEPSA
- a CDS encoding efflux RND transporter periplasmic adaptor subunit, encoding MTLRPLFPLSLALTVSLLAACSHDDAGKGNAPAPASVSYAAVARGRVDVEGGLLKLSMPRDGVVAEIKVHEGDHVHKGQVLAVLDTKPTQLAVNAAEAEQKQAQAQGRLLEVRLKAAQQRASRLAQAASAGAGDGQSADDARDAAQQLQGELDNARAAEAMAAQKLDAARYELAQRSLLAPIDAQIVERDIQPGAAVSPQGGAAFVLLPEGARIVRAELNESFVGAVSEGMHATVVDDSGSGAPTLSAHVQRIGTVFGPSALEEDPMIRANTRTVECVLAFDQPPPASLRIGQRVIVQFGNSADDHRPPAKPGS